From Synoicihabitans lomoniglobus, the proteins below share one genomic window:
- a CDS encoding nucleotidyltransferase family protein, with amino-acid sequence MSESTARPAPFEATACACVILAAGGSRRLGQPKQLVTIDGRALIIHTVETALAVPDLWPVVVVLGGAADRVRPLLAKYPVLVTDNPAWEEGVASSLRAGLTTVNEFSRQIGSVLFTLCDQPALSSPALQALWAVRRQTGKSVVAASYGGHPGAPALIDRKHFGALAHLTGDEGARRLIKSLPPDQLGLVERPELALDIDTPEDLARL; translated from the coding sequence ATGAGTGAATCCACCGCCCGCCCCGCCCCGTTTGAAGCCACCGCTTGCGCGTGCGTGATCCTGGCTGCAGGCGGTTCACGTCGACTCGGGCAACCCAAACAACTGGTGACCATCGATGGGCGCGCCTTGATCATTCACACCGTCGAGACTGCCCTCGCCGTGCCTGACCTTTGGCCCGTCGTCGTCGTGCTCGGTGGAGCGGCCGATCGGGTGCGACCGTTGTTGGCCAAATACCCGGTCCTCGTGACTGACAATCCCGCCTGGGAAGAAGGCGTGGCATCCTCGCTGCGCGCCGGGCTGACCACGGTAAATGAATTTTCGCGCCAAATTGGGAGCGTTCTGTTCACATTGTGCGATCAGCCTGCGCTGTCTTCCCCCGCATTGCAGGCGCTTTGGGCCGTCCGCCGCCAAACCGGTAAATCCGTGGTGGCCGCGTCTTACGGTGGACATCCCGGTGCTCCGGCTTTGATCGATCGCAAACATTTCGGCGCGCTCGCTCACCTCACCGGCGACGAAGGAGCCCGGCGTTTGATCAAGTCACTTCCACCCGACCAACTTGGCCTGGTGGAACGCCCCGAACTGGCGCTCGATATCGATACCCCGGAAGATCTCGCCCGCCTGTAA
- a CDS encoding 5-(carboxyamino)imidazole ribonucleotide synthase, whose amino-acid sequence MIPPGSTLGVLGGGQLGRMLAHAATRMGYHLHVYEPAEDCPAGEVATREFNSPYKDIARLQDFARTCAAVTYEFENVPVEPLWEIEKLVPLRPHWEVLEVCQNRMREKKWLKRHGFPHVPFAEVEAGGDMAKAIKRIGMPCVVKTADFGYDGKGQLKVTSAAAVATATQAFAKQRAVVERFIDFKCELSVIVARNSAGETRTFPVVENIHTHHILDFTIAPARVSESVTAAAAKLAVNIAEAFGLVGILAVELFLTDEGELLVNEMAPRTHNSGHWTLDGCVTSQFEQQIRAVAGLPLGDTAMTVPAAIMVNILGDAWQWEGDSPAGAPDWNALLQEPRAKLHLYGKSEPRRGRKMGHFTVTGDHVDQTFDLARDLKDVLRGATD is encoded by the coding sequence ATGATTCCTCCTGGCAGCACTCTCGGCGTCCTTGGTGGCGGCCAACTCGGTCGCATGCTCGCCCACGCGGCGACGCGGATGGGTTACCATTTGCACGTGTATGAGCCGGCGGAGGATTGCCCGGCCGGAGAAGTGGCCACGCGGGAGTTCAACTCACCCTACAAGGATATCGCGCGCCTGCAGGATTTTGCCCGGACTTGTGCGGCGGTGACCTATGAGTTCGAGAACGTGCCGGTGGAGCCGTTGTGGGAAATCGAAAAACTCGTGCCGCTGCGGCCGCACTGGGAAGTGCTGGAAGTCTGCCAGAACCGGATGCGTGAAAAGAAGTGGCTCAAACGCCATGGGTTTCCCCACGTCCCGTTTGCGGAAGTCGAGGCCGGCGGCGACATGGCCAAGGCGATCAAACGCATCGGGATGCCGTGTGTGGTGAAAACCGCGGATTTTGGCTACGACGGCAAGGGTCAGCTCAAAGTGACCTCGGCGGCGGCGGTCGCCACCGCGACCCAAGCGTTCGCCAAACAACGCGCGGTGGTGGAGCGCTTCATCGATTTTAAGTGTGAGCTTTCGGTGATCGTCGCCCGCAACTCGGCGGGGGAGACGCGGACGTTTCCGGTGGTGGAGAATATTCACACGCATCACATCCTCGACTTCACCATCGCTCCGGCACGTGTGAGCGAGTCGGTTACCGCGGCGGCGGCAAAGCTGGCGGTGAACATTGCGGAGGCGTTTGGTCTGGTCGGAATCCTGGCGGTCGAGCTGTTTCTCACGGACGAAGGCGAGCTCCTCGTGAATGAGATGGCGCCTCGCACCCACAACTCCGGCCACTGGACGCTGGATGGCTGCGTGACATCCCAGTTCGAGCAACAGATTCGGGCGGTCGCGGGACTTCCACTGGGCGACACTGCCATGACCGTGCCGGCTGCCATCATGGTTAACATTCTCGGTGATGCCTGGCAGTGGGAGGGCGATTCGCCCGCCGGAGCGCCTGATTGGAACGCTTTGTTGCAGGAGCCTCGAGCGAAGCTGCACCTTTACGGCAAGTCCGAGCCGCGGCGCGGGCGCAAAATGGGGCACTTTACCGTCACCGGCGACCACGTCGACCAGACGTTTGACTTGGCGCGTGATCTCAAGGACGTGCTGCGCGGCGCCACCGATTAG
- the purE gene encoding 5-(carboxyamino)imidazole ribonucleotide mutase, producing MAKPLVGIIMGSTSDWETMQHATQTLSDLGVPFEKHVVSAHRTPDRMYDYARTAEERGLKVIIAGAGGAAHLPGMTAALTPLPVLGVPVESRTLKGQDSLLSIVQMPGGVPVATFAIGKAGAKNAALFAAAMLATTSKRIKKALDAFRAEQTATVLQAKLPE from the coding sequence ATGGCCAAGCCACTGGTAGGAATCATCATGGGCAGCACGTCCGATTGGGAGACGATGCAGCACGCCACGCAGACGCTCAGCGATCTGGGGGTGCCGTTTGAAAAACACGTCGTCAGCGCGCACCGCACCCCGGATCGCATGTATGACTATGCGCGAACCGCCGAGGAGCGGGGGCTCAAGGTTATCATCGCGGGAGCGGGGGGCGCGGCTCACCTGCCGGGAATGACGGCGGCACTCACGCCCTTGCCCGTGCTGGGCGTGCCGGTGGAATCGCGCACCCTCAAGGGCCAGGATTCACTGCTTTCAATCGTGCAAATGCCCGGGGGCGTGCCGGTCGCGACGTTTGCGATCGGTAAAGCCGGAGCGAAAAACGCGGCGCTGTTCGCGGCGGCCATGCTCGCGACGACCAGTAAGCGCATCAAAAAGGCATTGGATGCGTTTCGGGCGGAGCAAACCGCCACGGTCCTGCAGGCCAAGTTGCCCGAGTAA
- a CDS encoding RDD family protein: protein MKLTRILTSLAGGGLALALTLALVTSAQEPPPNPPTPEDPATPAEQATPPPTPTPPETVEPADSSELRELGAVTDDDEAIVMTERAARRERFRSARERVQIGSDVLLERGQVATEAVAIMGNNVIDGEVRNDAVAVMGDITVNGYVGGGAVAVLGNGTVNGQVDGDLVVVLGKVTLGPEAWVQGEVVSIGSKVSRAPGARVGGGTQEIALLGNTDINVDWLKAWIRHCLLMGRPLWFGEHLGWAWMVAGTALVLYMFIALIMPGAVNRCASTFEARPGLSVVAAILTVLITPLAFIVLSFTVLGAFLLIFLMFFVSIFGKVVFLAWLGRRFASKPITMAPVLAVLLGGLLTTVIYLIPIAGFAFQKLAGFLGTGVVVYTVILAMQSGRGKASPSGTSSPAPTPTGSSAGTAASAASNVTAGSVSTERPIGEPPPLDPSGATAPAEPPPPLSAAATPPRSGKVRDLSTLPRAGFWARLGATLLDVILVAIVVNMLDSSFLDVDDMFPLIAAVYFIVLWALKGTTIGGIVFGLKVVRLDDRPVDWSVAIVRGLGAFLSLFAIGLGFIWVAFDPERQSWHDKIAGTTIVHMPKGVSLI from the coding sequence ATGAAACTGACTCGAATCCTCACCTCGCTCGCGGGCGGTGGCCTGGCCTTGGCCCTCACCTTGGCGCTGGTCACATCCGCGCAGGAACCGCCGCCCAATCCCCCGACGCCGGAAGATCCCGCGACGCCGGCGGAACAGGCGACGCCACCCCCGACGCCGACCCCGCCGGAGACGGTTGAACCGGCAGACAGCTCGGAACTGCGTGAACTGGGTGCTGTGACCGATGACGACGAGGCGATCGTGATGACCGAGCGTGCAGCGCGACGGGAACGTTTTCGCAGTGCACGGGAGCGCGTCCAGATCGGCTCCGACGTGTTGCTCGAACGCGGGCAGGTCGCGACCGAAGCCGTGGCGATCATGGGCAACAACGTGATCGACGGCGAAGTGCGCAACGACGCGGTGGCGGTGATGGGTGACATCACGGTGAATGGATATGTCGGCGGCGGGGCTGTGGCGGTGTTGGGCAACGGCACGGTCAACGGTCAGGTCGACGGTGATTTGGTGGTTGTCCTGGGCAAGGTGACGCTCGGTCCGGAAGCGTGGGTGCAAGGTGAAGTCGTTTCGATTGGCAGCAAGGTATCCCGGGCACCCGGGGCGCGGGTGGGCGGCGGGACGCAGGAAATAGCGCTGCTGGGAAATACGGATATCAATGTCGACTGGCTGAAGGCCTGGATTCGCCACTGTTTGTTGATGGGGCGACCACTCTGGTTTGGCGAACACCTGGGTTGGGCTTGGATGGTCGCGGGCACCGCGCTGGTGCTTTACATGTTCATCGCGTTGATCATGCCGGGGGCGGTCAACCGCTGCGCGAGCACGTTTGAAGCACGACCGGGGCTATCGGTCGTGGCGGCGATCCTGACCGTGTTGATCACGCCGCTCGCGTTTATCGTGCTGTCGTTCACGGTGCTGGGCGCGTTTCTGCTGATTTTCCTGATGTTTTTCGTATCGATCTTCGGCAAAGTGGTGTTCCTCGCGTGGCTGGGACGACGCTTTGCCAGCAAGCCGATCACGATGGCTCCGGTGCTCGCGGTGTTGCTGGGTGGGTTGCTTACCACGGTCATTTACCTGATTCCGATCGCGGGTTTTGCGTTCCAGAAATTGGCGGGATTCCTCGGCACGGGCGTGGTGGTTTACACGGTCATCCTGGCCATGCAATCGGGCCGTGGGAAAGCGTCCCCGAGCGGCACGTCTTCACCTGCACCGACGCCGACGGGCTCGTCCGCCGGGACGGCCGCGAGCGCTGCTTCGAATGTCACGGCGGGATCGGTGTCGACCGAGCGCCCGATCGGCGAACCGCCGCCATTGGACCCCTCCGGCGCGACCGCCCCGGCGGAACCGCCACCGCCGTTGTCGGCGGCGGCGACGCCCCCTCGTTCTGGAAAAGTGCGGGACCTCTCCACCTTGCCGCGCGCAGGGTTTTGGGCGCGGCTTGGCGCGACGTTGCTCGATGTCATCCTCGTGGCCATTGTGGTCAACATGCTCGATTCGAGCTTCCTCGATGTGGATGACATGTTCCCGTTGATCGCCGCCGTTTACTTCATCGTGTTGTGGGCGCTGAAGGGCACCACGATCGGCGGGATTGTTTTTGGCCTGAAAGTCGTGCGCCTGGATGATCGGCCGGTGGATTGGTCGGTCGCGATCGTGCGCGGACTCGGCGCGTTTCTGTCACTCTTCGCCATCGGGTTGGGCTTCATTTGGGTCGCGTTCGATCCGGAGCGCCAATCCTGGCACGATAAAATCGCGGGCACGACCATTGTGCACATGCCCAAAGGCGTTTCGCTCATCTGA
- a CDS encoding RNA polymerase sigma factor: MTPPDFTTFMRNYQDMVYSTAVRLLGNDAQAEDISQEVFLKAYERFDDLGTSPTAGGWLKTVTTNLSINHLQRYRKRWRFFSDLVHRDDDGQDSEPVEFAAPDGDFLADLNQGDRREWVERALEELPEHQRVPLVLFHFEDMPYDEIARQLRVSLSKVKTDILRGRTALAQVLMRSGTEHETLTAQT; this comes from the coding sequence ATGACCCCGCCCGACTTCACGACGTTTATGCGCAACTACCAAGACATGGTTTATTCGACCGCCGTCCGCTTGCTGGGAAATGACGCCCAGGCGGAGGATATCTCGCAGGAAGTTTTTCTAAAGGCTTACGAGCGGTTCGACGATCTCGGCACCAGCCCCACTGCGGGCGGCTGGCTTAAGACTGTGACCACCAATCTCTCCATCAATCACCTGCAACGTTACCGGAAGCGCTGGCGCTTCTTCTCCGACCTCGTCCACCGGGACGACGATGGGCAGGACAGCGAGCCGGTGGAGTTTGCCGCGCCGGATGGTGATTTCCTGGCCGACCTCAACCAAGGCGATCGTCGCGAGTGGGTGGAGCGCGCGTTGGAGGAATTGCCCGAACATCAGCGCGTGCCGCTGGTGCTCTTTCACTTTGAAGACATGCCTTACGATGAGATCGCCCGCCAGCTGCGGGTGTCCTTGTCGAAGGTCAAAACCGATATACTCCGCGGTCGGACCGCGCTCGCGCAGGTGCTCATGCGCAGCGGCACCGAACACGAAACCCTCACCGCTCAAACCTGA